The DNA window ggggtctgacaccctattctggtgtgtctaaagagagcaatggtgaatacataaaataaatcctaccaaaagcaatctacagattcaacacaatccccatcaaaattccaaaacaatttttcaaagatatggaaagagcaattcgcaaattcatctggaaaagcaaaaaacccagaatagtgaaaacaattcttaacaataaaagaatttctgaaggaatcaccatccctgaccctaagctatactatagagcagtagtgataaaacttgcatggtattgttacagagacactcttgttgatcaatggaatcaaattaagacccagaaataaaactacacatgtatagacacttgatctttgacaaaaaagccaaaaatatacagtggaaaaaagaaagcatcttcaataaatggtactggtctaactggcagtggcagtctgtatgtagaaaaatgaaaatagatccatatttgtcaccttgtacaaagctcaagttcaaatgcatcaaggacctcaacataaaaccagataaactgaatctaatagaagagaaagtggggaaaagcctcaaattcATTGACAAGGGGGAAATTTTcccaaacagaactccaatggctcaggctctaagatcaagaattgataaatggacctcatgaaactggaaaacttttgtaaggcaaaggacactgtgggactgtgataggcagcctattttggttgaatggtgCTTGTTCTGGAGACCCAGTagagaactctacaagggatggaaaagCAAGCCAGGTTCCCAGAATCTGGTGCCTgaaaccacagagcccccaactccataattctgtgactatcagtcaagGAGACAATATcacaagcttctggcattctggctagactccacccccacagttacctgactatagccaggtatgctcctccccacaattacctggcaacagcaagatagctcagctcactataagaggggctgcttggcccctcctcgcttTCTTTAAGCCctcaactttcttactctctagcccttcttctctctctcccttccccctctctccatgtggccatggccagtctctctttctactttctctccttctccctgcctttctacaataaagctctaaaaccatagactgtctctgctcatcaaggctggcTGTGCTTGAACAATGGGAGAGGCTTTCTCTTAATGAGCCATGTCTAACCTCCCGTCAGAAGGCCATCCTGCGCTGCAGCCACTGACAGGACCAAGCACTCTCACCCGTGTGGGAACCATCAAGcgccctctccccctgccctctcctctcttccgcCCCAGGGCTGGTGAGCCGCTCCCAGGGCCCTCATTCTGTTCTTAGCTCTTCCGTGGTGTCCACCAGTGTATGGGATGCCTgaagctgggaacctggtgcctagGACTGCCTGTGTCCACCACCTGCCGAGCTGGCCATGTGGAAAGCGTGCAGCAGTCATCCCGACTCTGCCcgcccagagcaccggaactctggagGGATgcgggttctctcccactcccctctttccctcacACCCACCGGCCCCGCAGGACATAGCCAATAggcaacctatagattgggggaaaaaaaaaaaaacttcactaaccgcacatctgatagagggttaatatccaaaatatattaagaacttaAGATGCTAACCCCcgagaaaccaaacaacccaatcaaaaatggggtatagaactaaacaaagaattcacaaccacgaattttgaatggctgagaagcacttaaaagaaatgttcaaaatccttagtcatcatggaaatgcaaatcaaatgacactgagattccactttataccaatcagaatggctaagaccaaaaactcaggtgacagcacccaatgtcaaggatgtgaagaaagaggaacactcctccattgttggtgagattacaaactggttcaaccactctggaaatcaatctggagtttcctcagaaaattggaaatagatctacctgaagacccagctataccattcttgaccacatacccaaaagatgccccaccatatcacagtggcacatgctccactatgttcatagtggccttatttgtgatagccagaagctggaaacaacccacatgtcctaaaacagaagaatggatacagaaaatgtggttcatttacacaatggaatactactcagctattaagaatgaggatatcatgagttttacaggcaaatggatggaactagaaaatattgagtgaggtaattcagaccccaaaagacattcaagtatatactcactaataagtggatattaggcaaaaaagtacagaatacccaggatacaatccacagaactcaagaaggctaacaagCTGAAGGTGCCACGTGAAGATATCTCAATCCCACTTGTGAGGGAAAAGAAGGCAATCacatgaaggagggagggagggatttgggtgggagagggaacgGGGAGGgtaaaaggggaacatgatcagttATTGGGGAGGGACAGGACTGAAGCACTGAGGGCcaccagaaagaatggaaacaggtaacctcgggaggtaggaggtagggaaccctccagaatgtaccagagacctgggaggtgagagactctcaggcctCAAAgggagaccttagatgaaatacatcTGCCCTACAGTAGacagagggaacttgtagagcccacctccaataGAAAAACAGGGAGGGAtgagttgccattccacagtcaaaaactctgacccagaattgttcctgtgtgaAAGAACTCAAAGGACAAAACCAGAGAACAGCCTGAAGAAAAGGAGGTCCactgacaggcccaaattgggatccagctcagggggaGGCCCTAGCCATAACTTCAACTATTCATCATCAATGAATCTCGTTGGCTACAAGAGTCCTCAAAATTCATCATGTCATACTTTTGTATAACATGAATGAAGATTAATATTACAGTTTAGTTATATGATCAAACTAACACCTAAAGAAGGACAGCTGTCTTTCAGTTTTTCAAACTAGCAACAAAAATTCATCTTTAATTAATCTGAGTACACTGCACATTTCATGCTGTATTAATATAGAAACACGTATTACCTCTAAAAGTTTTAAGTTCATAAAAAAATAGCAACCAAAACTGCAGCTCTGATCAGAGTCACCCTCCAGCACACTGAGATGCGTGATCCAGCTTCAGAGTGCCTTCTGTTCCCTCTGGAGCCAGCTTCCAGAACAGCCTCAGGAAGGGTGGCTGACTCCAGATGACTGTGGTTcatccagcctttcagactgTTCAGGAATTCATTTAAGTCCTGAGCTTTCTCAGCACATAGAGACTGGACAGCAAATAGCTTTCTTTTGACTGAACCATTTTTCCAATTTCCTTTTGGGCCCCCAAACAGGAATTCTTCTTTCCAGTTCATTGGGAAGCAACTATAAAGAGACCATCATCGAAATCCCTTAAATTGGGGTGGATGGTGTTggtcattttataaattatacatatattgtCATTTTAAGGAATTATTTAGAAGTAATGACAGTCCTAGACAGGGAGGAAACTAAGTAAGAAGCTTGGACTCAGGgatttctatctttcctttcctcttctctatccttctttctttcttaaagagtaggagtttgaaaagaaaaaggatatagaaatattataaggCATTATACAAGTAGAGGTGgattattgaatctactcttaaaccaaaaaatattttatacccataatcttacattggtaaAATCTTTATATATTGATGTAAAATCAAGGTCATATTTTGTTACACTGGTACAGAATTTTTGTGTATTGATAcagaaataaagttatttttgataCATTGGTATAGGTTATTGTATATTTatacaaatttaaattatttttatacatataatatatgtgtttAACATTTATTTGAGGTATCATactcatataatttttaaagttacaaTATAAAGTTCTAGTCCTTTTGAAAATTGTTATTACAATATATTAGatgataataatacaaattatgaACTATTAGGGATAGTTAAATAAAATCAATAGTCAGATAGTCAAACTCATGGTTATATTAGATACTAGTTTAGATAATTATAATAAGATGTATTCAAGGTTATTCAAAAAGTAGATAGCTAAGGATAAACTATGTTTGACAATTCACatatagtataaataaataattgttctTCAAAAATCTCAGAGACTTACAGAATATagcatttaaatataattttattaatttatgatttttttgaCTATGAGACAGGTCTGTTCCTGACAGTTATCCCCATTCCACTTCAAAAAGATGATAAGCATTAAATTTAATGTGGCAAATTAGCTGCTGGACAAAGAAAATGCTCTAACTTTATCTGCAGACAGAATGCTGTCCAGAAAGGACAACGAATGCAGGAAGTCAACTGCCAAGCTCTACCAAGACAGAGTAAGCAAGTCCTTCAAAATTCTTGCTTCATAAAAGGTCTGTAAAACATTCTGGGTCAGAAGGCTGAAGAGAGATGCTCCAACACTATAGAGAATACTGGGGACTGTCCAGGCAATCAGCCATCtgtcatttctataatttttggaAGTTGTATTCCTGTACTTCCTGCAAAGTcaggtaatacacacacacacacacacacacacacacacacacacacacacagagagttcaTAGATTAAACATAACAGAAAATAATGAAACTTGAGTTTGAAAACAAAGAATTGAAGGCTTCTGTAGGTAATGATAATGGGAttcttataaaaatattgaatataAAACAGTtgtagaaatagaagaaaatgacAAGAATGTCAAATAATCTTGCCCCAGACTTCCTGCAAACGACTTTAGAAAGCAACCACCCCAGAGACTCAAGTTCTCACAAGCTCAAGTTCCTTGTATAAAATGACAGAATGTTTGCATATAACCTACTTAACTTTCTCCTGTATGCACCAGAATTCAGATCACCTATAAAACCTAAATTCAATGTAAATTGTATGCAtgtaagtgtgcatgtatgtgcatgtgtgtgtgtatgtgtgtacacgtatgtATAATAGATGTTCAACCACAGTATCTGGAAAACATCGACATGAAAACTTCTTACATATTCAGTACAATTTAAACTAAAAAGCATTTTCCATCTAACATTACTTAAGTTTGTGGTTATGAAAGGTACAGATAAAGGGCTGGTTATATCTAAAATGTATCGTCTCTCGCTTCTCTTTgggttttttcctctctttttaacTAGGGAACTGCCCATTCAAATCCCTTGGAAAGTGTCTGCTTTTACTGTATGTTATTGACTATATACTCTTAAGATGTTCATACTAACATTACTTgctcttaaaaaaataacatgcAATTTCTTCATGCCAGTGCATATGGGAGCAAGTTCTTAAGTTCTAATTTCTTATGTGTTTCGTGAAGAATGAACTTATCTTCAAATCAACCTTTAAAATTAGTAACAGAGCTGGGCCATgttggcacacacatttaatcccagtactcaggatctctgagatcgaggccagcctggtgtgcagagcaggttccaggacagtcaaagctacacagtgaaaccctgtttcaaataaaaaagaatagtaaCAGAAATACACAACTTGCAAGACTTCAGTCCCAGAGCCCAGCGTAGACTTTTAAAGCTCTGCCTGCATCACTAATGGATCTGCTGCATGACACTAAGTTCTAACAATGATGGCTGACTCATGTGAAAGAAGCAGCTGTTCCATGCTTATCACAGGAGTGAGTACAGCAGCCAGGACTATGGCATCACCTAAGTGCCCATTGGTGTATGTTACTGGTCCTACAAGGATGACTGAGTAAGGATGGCTTTGCCATTATAGAGCTAGATTCTCACTGCTCTAGAGAACTCAGGAGGGAGAAAGGGTAACACTGTGTGAAGGAGTGTCTCTGCAGTgtcaattgttaattctgtagGGGCAGAGAGCTAAAGCCTGGCAGGATCTTAGCATTGTTATTTCTATGGCCCATCATGGGTCCCATAGTTTGTAAATATTCACTCTTCCTCACCTGCCTAAGGTGAGTTGTATCTGACTGGTTGTAATAAAGATCTGatggccaatagctgggcaggaagtggaggggagatcttttgggcagagagagggatgctgggagaagatTCAGAGGCAGGAGATTCAGCCAGATGAGCTGAACATTGGATCAGAGAGCAGAACAGACAGGTAGAGATGGTCACGTGATAGGACATAGTGCCAGGATTAGGAGGGTTAGAGTAACTGAAAGGCCTAAGCTTTAGAATATTAAAAAGTGCCTATGTCATTATTTAAATCACTGGCACGTCTGAGAAAAGTCCCCATATAGGAGGGAGTTAGCAAGATATTGATAAAAGAAAACAGGATTTCAGTTAGAAAAAAACTTCAAGAGGTCTACTGTCCAATGTGGTGACTATAGCTAACAGTGGGGCATGTACTGCATGAATCCTAGCAATGGCTTGTAAATGTCCTCACCACAGAAGGTGAGATAATAGCTCACCCTTTTTAGCTCAATGTAGCATGCATACTTCAAAGCATCATACATGTACAACATAATATGCATAAATTACTTGTCAATTCATTTCTTGAGTTGAAGAATAAGAGATGAAATAAATATGGTTGACTTATTACCAGTAATCGGTGACCGTGAGGATGCTACAGAAACAGCCATTAGTACCCAGAGCACAGAGGGATCAAACAATCCCTCCAGTTGACACTCCCTGGGTTACCTGAGCTTCTAAAGAGCACAGCACATGTGGTCTATGCACAGCTCTAAGAGAAGTTAGTATGGCAAACAGAAGGTTGTATTGCTATTGTAGTGGAGAGTAGTAAACATGCAAAACATACAGGGAGCTCTTTGTTACACCCCCTTCTGCTTTACCTATGCTTTTCCATCTGTCACctgcctatgtatgtatgtatgtatgtatgtatgcatgtagtatGTATATACGAGATCTATCTACTATCACCtgcctgtatatgtatgtatgtatgtatgtatgtatgtatgtatgtatgtatgttctacCAACTATCACCGGtctatgtctttctctttctttctttctttctttctttctttctttctttctttctttctttctttctttctttctttctttctttctttcctttcttccttccttccttccttccttccttccttttctttccttctttctttctttctacctacctacctacctacctacctacctaccaccTATTATTACatgctctgtcttctctttctccagTCTCTGTATGTCTTTGCCGTTTTGTTTCCTGATTTCTAATTCCCACCCTGCTTCAGTGAGTAGAAACCCTCAGTTATcagccttctttttttaaaataagaaacacaaGTATTGGAAGTACATAAActagccgggcgtagtggcacacacctttaatcccagcactcgggaggcagaggcaggaggaattctgagttcgaggccagcttgatctacagagtgagttccaggacagccaggactatacagagaaaccctgtctcgaaaaatcaaaaaaagaaaaagaaaagaagagaaagaaagtacaTAAACTTAGCTATAATATTCTAAATCTTCTGCCTCAGGCTAACCCCATGGATACCCAAGCTGCCTGGATCCAAACAGCTGGGTCATTTAGTCATTCCACTTGAACTGTACAGTTTTGCTCCTCCCTTGGTATTTTATTGAAGGGTTCCAAGCAACAATAACAGCACAATGTTCATATAACGATGTCATATACCAACTTAACTGTGACACAAATGCCACTAATTTACTAAAATTCACATCATGAACACATAATGAGAAAATGTTCCTCAAAACAGGAAGGTGAATTTTAACCAGTGGGACAAAACTATCTTCAAGAGATAACAGGAAAAGATGCAGTTCGGCTGAAGGGCCCTGAGATGAGTCTTATGCTTGTGTCTTTACAGGCCCGAGGTTTTGGATGAGGCGGCTCAGGAAGGTGTCCAGCCGATTCCTGGACCTGTAAGCTATCAGCCCTCCCTTGTTGGCCCAGAGTTCCACCCCAGAAGCACCTTTATTTTCCACATGATACAGCAGCTGTGGCAAATCCAACCCCGTGTCTGGACTTCTCTCTAAGCACTCTTTCATGTCTACAATGCCCCCACCCATGGCCCTCAGAATGGCGTGGGCGGCACAGGAGTCCCACTTGTACGTGGTGTCCTCTGAGAAGATGTAAATGTCAGCCAAGCCCTGGATTACACAGAGGCTCTTGTAGCCAGCCCCTGCCGCGGGGAAGACGCTACCTCCGCACACGCGCGAAAGAGCAGCTTTGATGGTGTCTTTTTCGCTGGTACTGATGACTGCAGAAAAGGGGCTGGAGAACTCTCTGTCCGAGTTTTCAGTCTGGGTTTCACTGTCGCTTTTAGAGATGGCGAGCTGCAGGGAATGGATGTTGGTCCCCATGTACGAAAGGCCCCAGTAGCACTGTCCCTTCCACCTGCAGGAAACAGGTTAGGTGCTGATTAGCATGTTTGTTTTACTCAAATGCCTCAAAGCAAAATGAGTTTTAATGCTCCTGAGCCTATAAACGAACTTCGAGCTACTAATTAACTCTAAGAGTGCCGTGTAAGCACAGAGCGGCCTGTGATAGTGAGAGAGGGGCACTAACATTTTAGAGCACTCTCATATCTAGCTGGGATAGCAGTAAAGTACGGATGCGGTTTCTGGCCTCTAACAACAATGGCAAAGCTCAGTACTGCTTCTGTCATTTAAAGTCTCCgagagaaagagatgaacatCTGAGTCTTATAAGTCCCTCAGTTTCCCTTGCAGGCCTCCCGTCATTGGCTTATTCGTTTTTATTCTGAATCACTTTGGCTTTTGACTCGAAGAATGGACTCACGTTGTTATTTTTGGCAACAATAGATAGCAACTTTGTTTAATCTATTTCTCCTCTGAGTCAGGTACTCAATCTACAGATGAGAGGCTAGGGGCGGGGAAAGGAAATCACTTGCTAAGGCCACCAGGATCCTTAAGTGGTGGAAGCTGCATTCAAAGCCAGGGTCTCTTCCCTGAATCTGTGACCCACTGAAGTCCTGACTCTGGAGTATcagtctctggagtgctgggcttacaggtgtgTATCTCCATGCCCAGTTTTAATGACCTTTTAAAAAACTACCAAAACATACTTGGTCTGAAGAAAACCAGAATAAACTCCAGAGGCTTAAACTTTAGCTCCATCTTTCTCTGAAGTAAGCTGAAGATTCATTAGAGCAGACAGTCCTATGTGACAGAGACTGCAAGTTTTTTCTAATGGAGAGCAAAAGATACCGCCTCTGTTCAAACTCGCTGTGCTCTGGAGTCGGTGCTTCGGCACAGAGCCTCCTGGCCATTCTCCAGGCTGTGATGGAATCAATGGTAAGGCAGGGAGCTATCAGGAGGAAGAAAGCTGACCCTGGCAGTATTTAGAAGGAGATGGAGTTGATCCTGGCCATGTCTGCCAATCATCCCACTGAACATTCTGCACAGGTTGTTCTGTAATTCTTCTATCCTAACACAGAAATTCATCTGGCAACACAGCGGTGGTATCTAccctgtctctgtgtatctgaaGACACTGTGTAGCATTAATCTGTTTGTGTGGTTTTGAGTGAATTCTAGAAACAGGAATAGAATTGCTGTATCTCAGATGCAAAGCTATGATTTCTCCAAGGCAGTATTAATTTCTCTTAGAGTATCAGTGTGTACTTAAACCCTAATAAAACTATGCCAACTCTGGGACTGAAGATAGAAGGCATTTTTTAATCCAGCCCTGTGGACTCACAGTGGGCACACCCCACAGAATCCACGCATGGGAATGCCATGTACAGCGACAACCCTAACAAGCAAAGCTTGATGATCAAGactgaaagcaaagcaaaggctAGATGATCAAGACTGAAAAcgtccatttttttatttttaccttaaaGTAGTTAGGTTTTGGGACGCAAAAGGCTGATTGATGACTCCCATTAGGGGCAGGCCTGTCTGTAGGTCATACACGCCAATTAAAATGGTTACACACTGAAGTCCGCTGGGGAAAATTCCTTGGTTGGATTTAACATTGGCAGAACCTTTAATATACTGATAGGttgaatctggaaaaaaaaaaaaagaagaagcaaatgGACAGTTTGTTTAGAAGTAGTGGCGACTCTCTAGGAGCTTTGCCCTGTGTAAGTTCCCTTCTAATTTAGTAACCAATCAGATCTCACCTCTGGGCACTGCCTGCACTGAAACATTTGAACACTCATGCTTAAGTTGCTTGTGCTGCAGTATGCTTCACTCTGAGTGTATGAGGACTTTAAAAATTGTCTTAATTGGGTTGAAGTAGGATTTCTAGGGAGCACAGGCTAGTCTTTAACTGGAGATCTttatccctctgcctcttgaagcTGAGGACACGGTTACAATCCTATGGGACCTAGCATAGCACCTTGCACATCACAATTCCTCAAGGGCagtcagggctggggaggtgactcagtggataaagtgcttgctttagcagtGTGAGGACTTAAGTTTGGATTTGCAGCACCTGTGTAAGATGCGGGGCAAAGTACATCACTCTTAAAAATCCCAGTGTGGAGGATGCAGAGGCAAAAGGACCCCCGGGGTTTGCTGGACAGCCAGTCTGACGGAATCAGTGAGCTTCCAGTGAGGTGGGAAAGGAATGAGTCTACAAGTCTGACCCAGATGTGCCCTGTGAACAGGAGCCTTCTAGGAGT is part of the Mus musculus strain C57BL/6J chromosome 1, GRCm38.p6 C57BL/6J genome and encodes:
- the Inpp1 gene encoding inositol polyphosphate 1-phosphatase isoform X1 — its product is MSDILLELLCVSEKAANIARACRQQETLFQLLIEEKKGAEKNKKFAADFKTLADVLVQEVIKQNMENKFPGLGKKVFGEESNEFTNDLGEKITVELQSTEEETAELLSKVLNGNMPASEALAQVVHEDVDLTDPTLESLDISIPHESLGIWVDPIDSTYQYIKGSANVKSNQGIFPSGLQCVTILIGVYDLQTGLPLMGVINQPFASQNLTTLRWKGQCYWGLSYMGTNIHSLQLAISKSDSETQTENSDREFSSPFSAVISTSEKDTIKAALSRVCGGSVFPAAGAGYKSLCVIQGLADIYIFSEDTTYKWDSCAAHAILRAMGGGIVDMKECLERSPDTGLDLPQLLYHVENKGASGVELWANKGGLIAYRSRNRLDTFLSRLIQNLGPVKTQA